The Henckelia pumila isolate YLH828 chromosome 2, ASM3356847v2, whole genome shotgun sequence genome includes a window with the following:
- the LOC140884168 gene encoding probable aspartic proteinase GIP1 codes for MSLKIASFFFILVISSLFRASFQAFLVPITKDSATQKYTLPVYLRTPPRPVNLLLDLGATFTLIDCSRNYASSTYHSIPCGSSLCSSLGPHSCSVCSGLAGPGCSNNSCALRFTNSGARKSTVMGEALMDSMSLPVTNGRNPGPLGTIHDFIFSCTKGPFRRAHVKGASGSAGFGRSKLSVPAQVSKSFHEKLLFALCLSGSPAAPGVGFFGSPGPYYFYPEIDLSNRLTYTPLLSPQLSDEYFVGLTSIKVNGKVVRLTQHKGVLPAKISTMTPYTTLRSEIFKALAEAFVKESAAANLKSIEPVKPFGVCYDADDVADTPAGPAVPTVDLVMQNEGAAWRIFGSNSMVRIFKGGVDAWCLGFLDGGNHPKSPPVVIGGHQMEDNLLLFDVGSKRVGFSGSVLVHGTMCANFNFTKEETLL; via the coding sequence atgtctcTCAAAATTGCTTCTTTTTTCTTCATCCTCGTAATCTCCTCTCTTTTCCGAGCCTCGTTTCAAGCTTTCTTGGTACCCATTACAAAAGACTCTGCCACGCAGAAGTATACGCTGCCGGTTTACTTAAGAACCCCTCCTAGACCGGTGAATTTGCTTCTGGACCTCGGTGCCACCTTCACTCTCATCGACTGTTCAAGAAACTACGCCTCCTCCACTTACCACTCCATCCCCTGCGGTTCCTCTCTCTGCAGTTCGCTGGGTCCACACTCGTGCTCCGTTTGCTCCGGGTTGGCGGGTCCGGGTTGTTCCAACAACTCGTGTGCCCTCCGTTTCACAAATTCAGGCGCCCGGAAATCGACCGTGATGGGTGAAGCTTTGATGGATTCGATGTCTTTGCCCGTCACAAACGGGCGTAACCCGGGCCCGTTGGGTACGATCCACGATTTCATCTTCTCGTGCACGAAAGGGCCTTTTCGCAGAGCCCATGTCAAAGGTGCGTCCGGTTCGGCCGGGTTCGGCCGGTCTAAGCTGTCGGTTCCGGCGCAGGTGAGCAAATCTTTCCACGAGAAGTTGCTGTTCGCGCTCTGTTTGTCCGGTTCGCCGGCGGCTCCGGGCGTGGGTTTCTTCGGTTCGCCCGGGCCGTACTACTTTTACCCGGAAATCGACCTTTCGAACCGCCTCACCTACACGCCACTCTTGTCTCCACAGCTCTCCGACGAGTATTTCGTAGGTTTGACTTCGATAAAAGTCAACGGAAAAGTCGTACGGTTGACTCAGCACAAGGGTGTCCTTCCGGCCAAGATCAGCACAATGACTCCGTACACCACTTTACGGTCAGAGATATTCAAAGCTTTGGCAGAGGCTTTTGTGAAAGAATCTGCTGCGGCCAACCTCAAATCAATTGAACCCGTGAAACCGTTTGGCGTCTGCTACGATGCTGACGATGTTGCGGATACGCCGGCGGGGCCGGCGGTTCCCACCGTCGATCTTGTGATGCAGAATGAGGGTGCGGCGTGGAGGATTTTCGGGTCGAATTCGATGGTCAGGATCTTTAAGGGCGGAGTCGACGCGTGGTGCTTGGGGTTCTTGGACGGCGGGAACCACCCGAAGTCGCCGCCGGTCGTGATCGGTGGGCATCAAATGGAGGACAACTTGTTGCTATTTGATGTTGGATCTAAAAGGGTGGGATTTAGTGGTTCTGTTTTGGTGCATGGTACCATGTGTGCTAATTTTAACTTTACAAAGGAGGAGACTTTGTTGTAA
- the LOC140885183 gene encoding small polypeptide DEVIL 14-like, producing MATIGSVFPVRSSKVRLIRRCSKQIREQRARLYIIWRCTVLLMCWHD from the coding sequence ATGGCAACAATTGGTTCCGTCTTTCCGGTTAGAAGTTCGAAAGTTCGGTTGATTCGACGTTGTTCGAAGCAAATCAGAGAGCAAAGGGCGAGGCTCTACATTATATGGAGATGTACTGTGTTGCTTATGTGTTGGCATGATTGA